The following proteins are co-located in the Pyricularia oryzae 70-15 chromosome 1, whole genome shotgun sequence genome:
- a CDS encoding 40S ribosomal protein S30 yields MGKQHGSLARAGKVKSQTPKVEPQEKPKRPKGRAHKREQYVRRFVNVTLAPGGKRKMNPNPTA; encoded by the exons atgggaaAGCAGCACGGTTCTCTTGCCCGAGCCG GCAAGGTCAAGTCGCAGACCCCCAAGGTTGAGCCTCAGGAGAAGCCCAAGAGGCCCAAGGGACGCGCTCACAAGCGTGAGCAGTACGTTCGCCGTTTCGTGAACGTTACCCTTGCCCCCGGTGGCAAGAGGAAG ATGAACCCCAACCCCACTGCTTAA
- a CDS encoding mannosyltransferase encodes MAKEKRKKPPTGSEGKTIVFLHPDLGIGGAERLVVDAAVGLQKRGHRVVIFTSHCDPSHCFDEARDGTLDVRVRGNTIVPPSILSRFSILCAILRQIHLILQIAIFSSELADLQPDGFFVDQLSAGLPLLAGLSPQLNSPPPHILFYCHFPDLLLAQGRQKWWKRLYRVPFDRLEEWSMGFADAIAVNSGFTKGVVSRTWPALAAKTDLQVVYPCVDVRVPGEPPKEGQSAAEGNKEDVTSELDWKESRILLSINRFERKKNVALAIKAYAGLPKEKRAGVKLVIAGGYDNRVPENVSYHTELTNLADSLDLRHGTTKTVVTALGLARDPSIDVLFLQSVPSALKTALLRSAKLLLYTPAEEHFGIVPLEAMLAGLPVLACDSGGPTETVLEGVTGWLRSPEKPEEWTKVVDMVLNELSDEQKDDMRAAGPKRVKENFAEEQMAERLDRIFDDMEQSASVRQSGSVLLISFGLVSLAVVAFVVSLLMKSIVG; translated from the exons ATGGCAaaggaaaagagaaagaagccGCCGACCGGGTCGGAAGGCAAGACGATCGTCTTTCTGCACCCGGATCTgggcatcggcggcgccgAGCGCCTGGTCGTGGACGCTGCCGTTGGCCTGCAGAAGCGCGGCCACCGAGTCGTCATCTTCACGAGCCACTGCGACCCGAGTCACTGCTTCGACGAAGCCCGCGACGGCACTCTCGACGTCCGCGTCCGCGGCAACACCATCGTGCCGCCGTCGATCCTGTCGCGCTTCTCCATCCTCTGCGCCATCCTCCGCCAGATACACCTCATCCTGCAGATCGCCATCTTCTCGAGCGAGCTCGCCGACCTCCAGCCCGACGGCTTCTTCGTCGACCAGCTCAGCGCCGGcctgccgctgctggccgGCCTCTCGCCCCAGCTCAACTCCCCGCCGCCGCACATACTCTTCTACTGCCACTTTCCGGACCTGCTGCTCGCGCAGGGCCGGCAAAAGTGGTGGAAGCGCCTGTACCGCGTGCCGTTTGATCGGCTGGAGGAGTGGAGCATGGGCTTCGCGGACGCAATCGCCGTCAACTCGGGCTTCACCAAGGGCGTCGTCTCGCGCACCTGGCCCGCCCTCGCTGCCAAGACCGACCTCCAGGTGGTCTATCCTTGCGTCGATGTGCGCGTGCCGGGAGAGCCGCCCAAGGAGGGTCAGAGTGCAGCAGAGGGCAACAAGGAAGATGTGACCTCCGAACTGGACTGGAAGGAATCCAGGATACTGCTCAGCATCAACCGATTCGAGCGCAAAAAGAATGTCGCATTGGCAATCAAAGCCTACGCGGGTCTACCCAAGGAGAAGCGGGCGGGCGTAAAACTCGTCATTGCGG GCGGCTACGACAACCGCGTACCCGAAAATGTCTCCTACCATACGGAGCTCACAAACCTGGCCGACTCGCTTGATCTCCGTCACGGAACCACCAAGACGGTCGTCACAGCACTGGGTCTGGCACGTGATCCTTCAATCGACGTACTCTTCCTGCAGTCCGTCCCGTCAGCGCTCAAAACAGCACTCCTACGATCGGCAAAGCTGCTGCTCTACACGCCAGCAGAGGAGCATTTCGGCATTGTGCCTCTGGAGGCGATGCTGGCAGGCCTGCCCGTCCTTGCCTGCGACAGCGGTGGTCCCACCGAGACAGTACTGGAGGGCGTCACGGGCTGGCTGCGCTCACCCGAGAAGCCCGAGGAGTGGACCAAGGTGGTAGATATGGTCTTGAACGAACTCTCCGATGAGCAAAAGGATGATATGCGTGCTGCGGGTCCCAAGAGGGTCAAGGAGAATTTCGCCGAGGAGCAAATGGCGGAGCGGCTTGACAGGATCTTTGATGACATGGAGCAGAGCGCTTCCGTGAGGCAATCAGGAAGCGTACTGCTCATATCTTTTGGTCTGGTCTCCTTGGCAGTGGTTGCATTTGTCGTTTCGCTTCTTATGAAGTCCATCGTTGGGTGA